The Oncorhynchus nerka isolate Pitt River linkage group LG12, Oner_Uvic_2.0, whole genome shotgun sequence genome contains the following window.
gtccaaatggcaccctattacctacatagtgcactagtgggccctggtcagaagcagtgcactatgtagggaatacattgccatttgggatgcaggcctaAGTTAACTGCCTTTCATCTACCATGGGAGGACATGCATGCCTACCGTTTACTGGAAGAGAATGGACCCTGCACCTGTTATTCATTTCTGAGGCAGTAGATTATCATTGGTGACTGCAGTTGTAAGAGAACAACTTGAATGCACTTGGCAGTGTACTCTGAGGTTCCGTTCCTGCCACAAGTGAGTGGTTCAATGTGTTTTCACAGACAAAGTGTGTTTTTGACAGTGAGTCTGTCTGGATACGTACACAGAACCAAATGACTCTCCCCTGCATTCACTCTCCCCAGGGCTTTTTAAATGACTTTACTGAGTTTATTTCCTTGAATACTGTCATTAAACTATCTTTGTGAATATGTACAGATTGCCTCCATTGACATTTTCATATGTATTCAAATTAGTCTCTAGATAAACAGTTTAGCGACCACTGAGGGTGAAGGTCGTAGTCCCAGGTTAAACCTTCTCTGTGACTAGAAACACTCTCAATGGGAGATTGTTCATTAGGCATACTTTACGATCTGTGTCTTCTGACACAGACTTCTTATCAACACTCTAAGTATGATCAACTACCCTAGTTAATCCAGTTTGTTtatttgttgtgtgtgtggttttctaGGGTGATCCAGAGCAACAACTCAGCCTTCCCAATTGGGTGCCATGTGGTTGGTAGATGTGGCTGGAGGACACACACTGTGTCTGATGGGACAGGCCTGACACGCCTTCTGTCTGACTGGCCACAGGAGGTCCCCATGTCCCTGGCTCTGGGGGCCATCGGCATGCCTGGGTAAGGAATGGGGGACTTTCTGAGTGCCAGTGGCTTCTATTTTGGGGTAAAAGTCTCCGAAATCCCGGACCGAGGGCAACCGCACTCATCCAGAATGTCAGAACATTGTTAATGTGGGAGGCAACCCATCTGCCTAGGgagaatagtaaaaaaaaaaacaagagtTACTATGGCATGAATCACCACTGGCCACAAAGTGTGGAACATTTATGTTTTCAGGTAAGAAGAAAGGCCTGGGTAAGGAGGGATACTAACAGTTAATGTTTGAGCTAGTGTTGGAGAATTTGCAGCACAGCTGTTTCATGACAGACTAAATGTTGACCTCACGTCTGCCAGGAAAAGCATCTGCATGTTTTTCTTTGATTTGGCCCACAGATGTCTCCGGTCACCATTTACGGTCCTGTTCCGCTTTTCCGCTGAACTCTAAACCGTTTGAATGAGTCACAATTCAGATGAGCATCCATCCATGCTTGTGTTTTTAAGGATCTAAAAAGCTTCATTTCGATGGTGAAGAATTATATGGGAGAGACGGGCAAGGATGAGAGAAAGGTTGAGGCGGGGATTTGCCTCACGAACATTGGGGTTGTACATGTGTGCTTTCTGATGGGAGTGTTCCCACTGGACCACACGGGTGACTCTTCTATGGTTAAACTTCTTATTAAAGAGCTCTCCCTCTGGTGCCCTGACTACTGGCTGACAGACCTTATGTGGTCTCCAGTGTTGTCTCCACTGTTTGATCACTCTTTAAACAGTTTCAATATATGGAATCAATATATGGAATTGTCTGGGGGTTTGAGAATTTAAAAACTTTGAAAGACAAATGACTGTATTCAATGGACTATAAAGTTGTATTTTATCCTATTCCCTTGTAATCTGATTGCAGGTTAACAGCCCTGTACGGTCTGGAGGAGGTGCTGGGGCTGCAGGCTGGAGACACCCTCCTGGTGAACGCTGCAGCTGGGGCCGTGGGCTCCACTGTGGGCCAGATCGCTAAGATCAAGGGCTGCAGGGTGGTGGGCTCCACCGGGTCTGACGCCAAGGTAAGAATGAAAAAGGGATTTGAATGAAAGACTGGGAGGCAAAAATGCAATGGTCATCATCTATTTCTTTGTCTTTATCCTTTGATTAAAAAAGGGCGCAGCACTTGATTAAGTTAAATTGTTTCAGTTTCTTTTCCTGAACTTTTTTTGTTTATTCCTTTGTCTTTTTCTCTTTTCCGACACCAAGGTGGCCTTCCTCAAGGAGCTGGGCTTCGATGAGGCCTTCAACTACAAAACAGTCAGCTCTCTGGAGGAGGCCCTGAAGAGTGCCTCACCTGACGGATACCACTGCTTCTTTGAGAACGTAGGTTATATAGTAGTTATAAAGTATTTCGTTGTAGTAAAGTATTTATATAAAATGTTATTAAGTAGTTATATAATAATTCACTCTGATACTTGTAATATTGTTAGATATGGTGCTACTCTTAAGTTTTAAAGTGGTATTTCACTCTAGTTTTAATATCATTAGACAGATATACAGTGTCGGACGCTATCAGTGTTTTGTAATGGGTATTTCATCCTAACATATTTACCTGGATATAACTTACCTGTTTATAGGTGGGAGGATCTTTCTCTAGTGTGGCCATCCCTCAGATGAAGGAGTTTGGAAGGATAGCCTTGTGCGGGGGCATCTCAACATACAATGACACCACTCCACAAACAGGTCTGCTCTCGCTCCCTTTTCTTACAGAGATGCACATTTAAAGAACCCATTCAAATATACACAACTCTACATTGCATAACTCTGTAATTTGTGTTACCTTTATATGCTGTGAGTGTTGAGATTGTGCACTGACTGTGCTCATTTCAATATTCCTCCAGAGGGCGCCATTAGCCAGTATTACACTCAGAATGCTGTCGCCAGCTGAATGTTTctttcagtggaggctggtgggggaAGCTAGAGGCAGACAGTCTCATTGTAATGGTCTGGAATAGAATAAATGGAACAGATCCATTTatgccattccagccattacaatgagcctgtcttcCTATAGCTCCCCCCACCAGCCTCCCCTGGTTTCATTGCATAAAAATAAATGAAGAAGCATATTGGATCTTTGTTTTCCTTTGCCTATATTACACACTCTCTATAACCCCTTTCCTCATCTTGCTTtgcctttcctttctctctcttactctcaatatctcattttctctctcactttctttcacttctttctctcttactctccccctttctttatcaattcaattcaatggctttattggcatgggaaacatgtgttaacattgccaaagcaagtgaggtagacaacatacaaaaacatataaacatacatttatctctctctctctctctctctcggacagGCCCCTACCCCCACCTGACCATGATCTTTAAGCAGCTGAAGATGGAGGGCTTT
Protein-coding sequences here:
- the LOC115117449 gene encoding prostaglandin reductase 1-like, yielding MVHSKTWVLARHFEGFPEDSNFELKLEQQPKPKDGEVLLEALFLSVDPYMRPFSRLRMKEGGVMIGTQVAKVIQSNNSAFPIGCHVVGRCGWRTHTVSDGTGLTRLLSDWPQEVPMSLALGAIGMPGLTALYGLEEVLGLQAGDTLLVNAAAGAVGSTVGQIAKIKGCRVVGSTGSDAKVAFLKELGFDEAFNYKTVSSLEEALKSASPDGYHCFFENVGGSFSSVAIPQMKEFGRIALCGGISTYNDTTPQTGPYPHLTMIFKQLKMEGFLVGRWEHKNQEALRRLMAWKREGKLQCHEHVTEGFENMPAAFMGMLQGENIGKAIVKV